A genomic segment from Gorilla gorilla gorilla isolate KB3781 chromosome 3, NHGRI_mGorGor1-v2.1_pri, whole genome shotgun sequence encodes:
- the UBE2D3 gene encoding ubiquitin-conjugating enzyme E2 D3 isoform X2 yields MALKRINKELSDLARDPPAQCSAGPVGDDMFHWQATIMGPNDSPYQGGVFFLTIHFPTDYPFKPPKVAFTTRIYHPNINSNGSICLDILRSQWSPALTISKVLLSICSLLCDPNPDDPLVPEIARIYKTDRDKYNRISREWTQKYAM; encoded by the exons ATGGCGCTGAAACGGATTAATAAG GAACTTAGTGATTTGGCCCGTGACCCTCCAGCACAATGTTCTGCAGGTCCAGTTGGGGATGATA tgttTCATTGGCAAGCCACAATTATGGGACCT aaTGACAGCCCATATCAAGGCGGTGTATTCTTTTTGACAATTCATTTTCCTACAGACTACCCCTTCAAACCACCTAAG gTTGCATTTACAACAAGAATTTATCATCCAAATATTAACAGTAATGGCAGCATTTGTCTCGATATTCTAAGATCACAGTGGTCGCCTGCTTTAACAATTTCTAAAG tTCTTTTATCCATTTGTTCACTGCTATGTGATCCAAACCCAGATGACCCCCTAGTGCCAGAGATTGCACGGATCTATAAAACAGACAGAGATAA GTACAACAGAATATCTCGGGAATGGACTCAGAAGTATGCCATGTGA
- the UBE2D3 gene encoding ubiquitin-conjugating enzyme E2 D3 isoform X3 encodes MFHWQATIMGPNDSPYQGGVFFLTIHFPTDYPFKPPKVAFTTRIYHPNINSNGSICLDILRSQWSPALTISKVLLSICSLLCDPNPDDPLVPEIARIYKTDRDKYNRISREWTQKYAM; translated from the exons A tgttTCATTGGCAAGCCACAATTATGGGACCT aaTGACAGCCCATATCAAGGCGGTGTATTCTTTTTGACAATTCATTTTCCTACAGACTACCCCTTCAAACCACCTAAG gTTGCATTTACAACAAGAATTTATCATCCAAATATTAACAGTAATGGCAGCATTTGTCTCGATATTCTAAGATCACAGTGGTCGCCTGCTTTAACAATTTCTAAAG tTCTTTTATCCATTTGTTCACTGCTATGTGATCCAAACCCAGATGACCCCCTAGTGCCAGAGATTGCACGGATCTATAAAACAGACAGAGATAA GTACAACAGAATATCTCGGGAATGGACTCAGAAGTATGCCATGTGA
- the UBE2D3 gene encoding ubiquitin-conjugating enzyme E2 D3 isoform X1, whose protein sequence is MLSNRKCLSKELSDLARDPPAQCSAGPVGDDMFHWQATIMGPNDSPYQGGVFFLTIHFPTDYPFKPPKVAFTTRIYHPNINSNGSICLDILRSQWSPALTISKVLLSICSLLCDPNPDDPLVPEIARIYKTDRDKYNRISREWTQKYAM, encoded by the exons GAACTTAGTGATTTGGCCCGTGACCCTCCAGCACAATGTTCTGCAGGTCCAGTTGGGGATGATA tgttTCATTGGCAAGCCACAATTATGGGACCT aaTGACAGCCCATATCAAGGCGGTGTATTCTTTTTGACAATTCATTTTCCTACAGACTACCCCTTCAAACCACCTAAG gTTGCATTTACAACAAGAATTTATCATCCAAATATTAACAGTAATGGCAGCATTTGTCTCGATATTCTAAGATCACAGTGGTCGCCTGCTTTAACAATTTCTAAAG tTCTTTTATCCATTTGTTCACTGCTATGTGATCCAAACCCAGATGACCCCCTAGTGCCAGAGATTGCACGGATCTATAAAACAGACAGAGATAA GTACAACAGAATATCTCGGGAATGGACTCAGAAGTATGCCATGTGA